A single genomic interval of Musa acuminata AAA Group cultivar baxijiao chromosome BXJ3-4, Cavendish_Baxijiao_AAA, whole genome shotgun sequence harbors:
- the LOC135637339 gene encoding psbQ-like protein 3, chloroplastic: MASPMSLRHCSTNPSLGVVCRLHGHSKLGHAAPGLPEQLLFGRRQATTAAAAVVVALHAKEAISGSSVASALEFRFTAPEQTPEEADAVVKIHARDLVRIKALIDSQSWREAQIALRESSSYLKQDLYTIIQAKPGSQRPQLRKLYSHLFNDVSSLDYAARDKDARRVQECYDNIVATLNEIFVLI, from the exons ATGGCATCGCCGATGTCGCTGAGACACTGCTCCACAAACCCTTCGCTCGGCGTCGTTTGCCGCCTCCATGGCCACTCCAAGCTTGGCCATGCAGCTCCAGGTCTCCCGGAACAGCTACTCTTCGGAAGGAGAcaagcaacaacagcagcagcagctgtaGTAGTAGCTCTCCATGCCAAGGAAGCCATCTCCGGTTCGAGCGTCGCTTCCGCCTTGGAGTTCAGATTCACCGCTCCGGAACAGACACCCGAAGAAGCAGACGCGGTGGTGAAGATCCATGCAAGAGATCTGGTAAGGATAAAGGCTTTGATCGATTCGCAGTCATGGAGAGAAGCCCAGATCGCGCTTCGCGAGAGCTCGTCGTATCTGAAGCAGGATCTCTACACGATCATCCAAGCAAAGCCTGGAAGCCAGCGGCCACAACTGAGGAAGCTCTACTCTCACCTCTTCAACGATGTCTCGAGT CTGGATTATGCTGCCAGAGACAAAGATGCTCGCCGAGTTCAAGAGTGCTATGATAACATCGTTGCGACACTCAATGAGATTTTTGTTCTGATCTAA
- the LOC103977019 gene encoding cytokinin dehydrogenase 3, which yields MVISLFCARVNVLLLLLALCSPCKFIQSPMDFGPLSFLQKTSTASVDFGRILFNSPSAVLRPQSSEDISLLLSFLSSSSFSRVTVAARGAGHSIHGQAQALDGIVIEMDALPSNIEIHKKGEGVAGVSYADVSGGALWIELLHESLKHGLAPRSWTDYLYLSVGGTLSIGGISGQTFKYGPQISNVLQLDVVTGKGKLVTCTPTKSPELFFAVLGGLGQFGIITRARILLQDAPEKVKWVRAFYDDFDTFTSDQELLISMPELVDYVEGFVVLNEQFLHGSSTAFPTHLDFTPEFHSNGSSNVFYCIEFAVHDDGSKNASTEEVVEEIARRMSHLTSHLYGAEVSYYDFLNRVRMEEMSLRSVGLWEVPHPWLNMFVPKSGIKAFRDLLLENISPDEFAGPILLYPLLRDKWDTNTSVVLPDAAGGAAEDERVLYIVGVLRSASPASCSAECLRDLLRLNRGIADAASAPGIGAKQYIPHHPSPSHWREHFGRRWERLAARKARFDPLGILAPGHGIFPRISSASSSSSSSL from the exons ATGGTGATCTCCCTTTTCTGCGCCAGAGTCAATGTCCTTCTTCTGCTTCTAGCTCTCTGTTCTCCATGCAAGTTCATCCAGAGTCCCATGGACTTTGGTCCCTTGAGCTTCCTCCAGAAAACAAGCACAGCTTCTGTGGACTTCGGAAGAATTCTCTTCAACTCCCCCTCGGCAGTCCTTCGACCCCAGTCCTCTGAAGACATCTCTCTCCTCCTCAGCTTCCTCTCTTCCTCATCCTTCAGCAGAGTCACAGTTGCGGCAAGAGGAGCTGGGCACTCCATCCATGGCCAAGCCCAAGCACTCGATGGCATAGTCATCGAGATGGATGCTCTCCCCTCCAATATAGAAATCCACAAGAAAGGAGAAGGGGTGGCCGGTGTCTCGTATGCTGATGTTAGTGGCGGAGCACTGTGGATTGAGCTGCTACATGAGAGCTTGAAGCATGGGCTGGCTCCAAGGTCCTGGACTGATTACCTCTATCTCAGCGTTGGTGGCACTCTCTCCATTGGTGGCATCAGTGGCCAAACATTCAAATACGGGCCTCAGATCAGCAATGTCCTTCAACTGGATGTGGTGACAG GTAAAGGAAAGCTGGTGACATGCACTCCCACCAAGAGTCCAGAGCTTTTCTTTGCAGTTCTTGGTGGGCTAGGCCAATTTGGCATCATAACGAGAGCAAGGATCCTGCTCCAAGATGCTCCAGAGAAG GTCAAGTGGGTCAGAGCCTTTTATGATGATTTCGACACCTTTACCAGTGACCAGGAGCTGCTCATCTCGATGCCGGAGTTGGTGGACTATGTCGAAGGCTTCGTAGTCCTAAATGAGCAATTCCTCCACGGCTCCTCCACTGCCTTCCCCACTCATCTAGACTTCACCCCTGAGTTCCACAGCAATGGCAGCTCCAACGTCTTCTACTGCATTGAGTTTGCTGTCCATGACGACGGATCGAAGAACGCCAGCACAGAAGAG GTCGTGGAGGAGATTGCGAGGCGGATGAGTCACCTGACATCCCACTTGTACGGTGCGGAGGTCTCCTACTACGACTTCCTCAACAGGGTTAGGATGGAGGAGATGAGCCTGAGGAGTGTTGGCCTGTGGGAAGTCCCCCACCCTTGGCTCAACATGTTCGTGCCCAAGTCTGGAATCAAAGCTTTCAGGGACTTGCTGTTGGAGAACATCTCACCAGATGAGTTCGCGGGCCCTATCCTCCTTTACCCACTTCTAAGAGACAA GTGGGACACAAACACATCGGTGGTGCTGCCGGACGCTGCCGGGGGAGCGGCGGAGGACGAGCGGGTGCTGTACATCGTGGGCGTGCTCCGGTCAGCGAGCCCAGCCAGCTGTTCCGCCGAGTGCCTCCGCGACCTCCTCCGTCTCAACCGCGGCATCGCCGACGCCGCCTCTGCCCCCGGCATCGGCGCCAAGCAGTACATACCGCACCACCCCTCGCCGAGCCACTGGCGGGAGCACTTCGGCCGGCGCTGGGAGCGGCTGGCGGCGCGCAAGGCCCGCTTCGACCCGCTCGGCATCCTCGCCCCCGGCCACGGCATATTCCCCAGgatctcctccgcctcctcctcctcctcctcctccctgtaG
- the LOC135634882 gene encoding heterogeneous nuclear ribonucleoprotein Q-like isoform X2 gives MRTRNAGAAKAGATKKTPTPKKDAAAAADAAERTPEVATKSTPKSGAKTAKVAGKQSASRAAAAASAPVTVTPDPKQGSEVEEAATPAVEKKPAAAYAKKSAGGKGKTPLAQKAAAADPPKVEVVEEPAIKVEAKESEDEVEEENELKHDVEVADVKDTGGDNSEKIEEDPADAGQQMEEEVEPVEFEEPVEEEFMGTEENIGGVEGEEASVGMEEEEDPRVEEDEQILISDMAKRRKMKKEQEIFVGGLDRDAMEEDLKMTFEKVGEVVEVRLHKDFVTNKNKGFAFVKFANKEQAARALIELKNPMIRGKRCGIAPSEDNDTLFLGNICNTWTKEAIKQKLKDYDVEGVEHITLVLDTQNDGLSRGFAFLEFSCHQDAMLAYKRLQKPDVIFGHPERTAKVAFAEPLREPDPEVMAQVKSVFVDGLPPFWDEDRVKEQFKGYGEIERVVLARNMSTAKRKDFGFVNFTTHEAAVTCVEGINDTELGDGKSKMKVRARLANPLPKTQAVKGGMSGGYRIGYTGVGVYSRFGRGFGRGRFPSFRAGFQGGRGFNFRGRGRGGRFSFAADSGMEGSSTEFQFRRPFGGRGGRGFFFPGRQGAFRGRGQPFSSRRPPFQPEEEFGRPFSGRYVGEEPYFYGDAGRGIKRPFSMMDHDSGYMEPGSRVRPRYDHPDPLPGASRYRDSFGMSGLYSRDYYGSDYGGGTYSSYGGPHSGGSYYY, from the exons ATGAGGACAAGAAATGCCGGTGCCGCGAAAGCTGGGGCCACCAAGAAGACGCCTACCCCGAAGAAagatgctgctgccgccgccgacgCCGCCGAGAGGACCCCGGAAGTGGCAACGAAATCTACCCCGAAATCAGGAGCCAAGACCGCGAAGGTGGCCGGAAAACAGTCCGCGAGCagagccgctgccgctgcctctgCCCCGGTCACCGTGACCCCTGATCCTAAGCAGGGTTCTGAAG TTGAGGAGGCGGCTACTCCTGCAGTTGAGAAGAAACCAGCTGCAGCCTATGCAAAGAAGTCTGCCGGTGGAAAGGGGAAAACACCTCTGGCTCAGAAGGCTGCTGCAGCAGATCCTCCCAAGGTGGAGGTTGTGGAAGAGCCGGCCATAAAAGTTGAAGCCAAGGAGAGTGAggatgaggtggaggaggagaatgAGCTGAAGCATGACGTGGAAGTCGCAGATGTGAAGGACACTGGGGGTGACAATTCTGAAAAAATTGAAGAAGATCCTGCTGATGCGGGCCAGCAGATGGAGGAAGAGGTAGAGCCGGTGGAGTTTGAGGAGCCTGTTGAAGAGGAATTTATGGGTACGGAAGAGAACATAGGAGGTGTGGAAGGGGAGGAAGCTAGTGTCGggatggaagaggaggaagatccTCGGGTTGAGGAGGACGAGCAGATTCTAATATCAGACATGGCtaagaggaggaagatgaagaaggAGCAGGAGATATTTGTCGGGGGACTAGATCGAGATGCTATGGAGGAGGATTTGAAAATGACCTTTGAGAAGGTTGGGGAAGTTGTTGAGGTCCGTCTCCACAAGGATTTTGTAACCAATAAGAACAAGGGATTTGCATTTGTAAAGTTTGCCAACAAGGAGCAGGCTGCTCGAGCACTCATTGAATTGAAAAATCCTATG ATTCGTGGAAAACGTTGTGGCATTGCACCAAGCGAGGACAATGACACATTATTCTTGGGGAACATTTGCAACACATGGACAAAAGAAGCT ATTAAGCAGAAGCTAAAGGATTATGACGTAGAGGGAGTTGAACATATTACTCTTGTTCTGGACACCCAGAATGACGGTCTAAGTCGTGGGTTTGCTTTCCTGGAATTCTCTTGCCATCAGGATGCTATGCTAGCTTATAAACGGCTCCAAAAGCCTGATGTTATATTTGGCCACCCCGAGAGGACAGCCAAAGTGGCTTTTGCAGAGCCACTGCGTGAGCCAGATCCCGAAGTCATGGCTCAG GTTAAATCAGTCTTTGTTGATGGGTTGCCACCATTTTGGGATGAGGATAGGGTCAAAGAACAATTTAAAGGCTATGGAGAGATTGAGCGTGTTGTGCTGGCACGAAACATGTCAACTGCCAAAAGGAAGGATTTTGGATTTGTTAACTTTACAACTCATGAAGCAGCTGTTACTTGTGTTGAAGGTATAAATGACACCGAACTGGGTGATGGGAAGTCCAAG ATGAAAGTACGAGCAAGGCTTGCAAATCCACTGCCCAAAACTCAAGCTGTAAAAGGTGGGATGAGCGGTGGTTACCGTATTGGATACACTGGTGTTGGAGTTTACTCTAGGTTTG GTAGAGGTTTTGGTAGGGGTAGATTTCCTTCATTCAGAGCAGGGTTTCAGGGTGGAAGGGGTTTCAATTTTCGTGGACGTGGTAGAGGTGGAAGGTTTTCTTTTGCTGCTGATAGTGGCATGGAAGGCTCTTCTACTGAGTTTCAGTTCAGGAGGCCCTTTGGAGGTCGAG GAGGTAGGGGGTTTTTTTTTCCAGGAAGACAAGGTGCTTTCAGAGGGCGAGGGCAACCCTTCTCATCTAGAAGACCACCGTTTCAACCGGAGGAGGAGTTTGGTAGACCTTTCAGTGGTCGGTATGTAGGTGAAGAACCTTATTTCTATGGGGATGCAGGACGTGGTATCAAACGACCATTCTCTATGATG GATCATGATTCTGGATACATGGAACCTGGGAGTAGGGTTCGCCCTCGATATGATCATCCTGATCCACTGCCTGGTGCATCTCGTTATAGAG ATTCATTTGGAATGAGTGGCTTGTATTCACGTGATTATTATGGCTCGGAT TACGGTGGTGGCACTTATTCATCGTACGGAGGTCCACACTCTGGGGGCAGCTATTACTACTAG
- the LOC135634882 gene encoding heterogeneous nuclear ribonucleoprotein Q-like isoform X1 — protein MRTRNAGAAKAGATKKTPTPKKDAAAAADAAERTPEVATKSTPKSGAKTAKVAGKQSASRAAAAASAPVTVTPDPKQGSEVEEAATPAVEKKPAAAYAKKSAGGKGKTPLAQKAAAADPPKVEVVEEPAIKVEAKESEDEVEEENELKHDVEVADVKDTGGDNSEKIEEDPADAGQQMEEEVEPVEFEEPVEEEFMGTEENIGGVEGEEASVGMEEEEDPRVEEDEQILISDMAKRRKMKKEQEIFVGGLDRDAMEEDLKMTFEKVGEVVEVRLHKDFVTNKNKGFAFVKFANKEQAARALIELKNPMIRGKRCGIAPSEDNDTLFLGNICNTWTKEAIKQKLKDYDVEGVEHITLVLDTQNDGLSRGFAFLEFSCHQDAMLAYKRLQKPDVIFGHPERTAKVAFAEPLREPDPEVMAQVKSVFVDGLPPFWDEDRVKEQFKGYGEIERVVLARNMSTAKRKDFGFVNFTTHEAAVTCVEGINDTELGDGKSKMKVRARLANPLPKTQAVKGGMSGGYRIGYTGVGVYSRFGRGFGRGRFPSFRAGFQGGRGFNFRGRGRGGRFSFAADSGMEGSSTEFQFRRPFGGRGGRGFFFPGRQGAFRGRGQPFSSRRPPFQPEEEFGRPFSGRYVGEEPYFYGDAGRGIKRPFSMMDHDSGYMEPGSRVRPRYDHPDPLPGASRYRGSFSDSFGMSGLYSRDYYGSDYGGGTYSSYGGPHSGGSYYY, from the exons ATGAGGACAAGAAATGCCGGTGCCGCGAAAGCTGGGGCCACCAAGAAGACGCCTACCCCGAAGAAagatgctgctgccgccgccgacgCCGCCGAGAGGACCCCGGAAGTGGCAACGAAATCTACCCCGAAATCAGGAGCCAAGACCGCGAAGGTGGCCGGAAAACAGTCCGCGAGCagagccgctgccgctgcctctgCCCCGGTCACCGTGACCCCTGATCCTAAGCAGGGTTCTGAAG TTGAGGAGGCGGCTACTCCTGCAGTTGAGAAGAAACCAGCTGCAGCCTATGCAAAGAAGTCTGCCGGTGGAAAGGGGAAAACACCTCTGGCTCAGAAGGCTGCTGCAGCAGATCCTCCCAAGGTGGAGGTTGTGGAAGAGCCGGCCATAAAAGTTGAAGCCAAGGAGAGTGAggatgaggtggaggaggagaatgAGCTGAAGCATGACGTGGAAGTCGCAGATGTGAAGGACACTGGGGGTGACAATTCTGAAAAAATTGAAGAAGATCCTGCTGATGCGGGCCAGCAGATGGAGGAAGAGGTAGAGCCGGTGGAGTTTGAGGAGCCTGTTGAAGAGGAATTTATGGGTACGGAAGAGAACATAGGAGGTGTGGAAGGGGAGGAAGCTAGTGTCGggatggaagaggaggaagatccTCGGGTTGAGGAGGACGAGCAGATTCTAATATCAGACATGGCtaagaggaggaagatgaagaaggAGCAGGAGATATTTGTCGGGGGACTAGATCGAGATGCTATGGAGGAGGATTTGAAAATGACCTTTGAGAAGGTTGGGGAAGTTGTTGAGGTCCGTCTCCACAAGGATTTTGTAACCAATAAGAACAAGGGATTTGCATTTGTAAAGTTTGCCAACAAGGAGCAGGCTGCTCGAGCACTCATTGAATTGAAAAATCCTATG ATTCGTGGAAAACGTTGTGGCATTGCACCAAGCGAGGACAATGACACATTATTCTTGGGGAACATTTGCAACACATGGACAAAAGAAGCT ATTAAGCAGAAGCTAAAGGATTATGACGTAGAGGGAGTTGAACATATTACTCTTGTTCTGGACACCCAGAATGACGGTCTAAGTCGTGGGTTTGCTTTCCTGGAATTCTCTTGCCATCAGGATGCTATGCTAGCTTATAAACGGCTCCAAAAGCCTGATGTTATATTTGGCCACCCCGAGAGGACAGCCAAAGTGGCTTTTGCAGAGCCACTGCGTGAGCCAGATCCCGAAGTCATGGCTCAG GTTAAATCAGTCTTTGTTGATGGGTTGCCACCATTTTGGGATGAGGATAGGGTCAAAGAACAATTTAAAGGCTATGGAGAGATTGAGCGTGTTGTGCTGGCACGAAACATGTCAACTGCCAAAAGGAAGGATTTTGGATTTGTTAACTTTACAACTCATGAAGCAGCTGTTACTTGTGTTGAAGGTATAAATGACACCGAACTGGGTGATGGGAAGTCCAAG ATGAAAGTACGAGCAAGGCTTGCAAATCCACTGCCCAAAACTCAAGCTGTAAAAGGTGGGATGAGCGGTGGTTACCGTATTGGATACACTGGTGTTGGAGTTTACTCTAGGTTTG GTAGAGGTTTTGGTAGGGGTAGATTTCCTTCATTCAGAGCAGGGTTTCAGGGTGGAAGGGGTTTCAATTTTCGTGGACGTGGTAGAGGTGGAAGGTTTTCTTTTGCTGCTGATAGTGGCATGGAAGGCTCTTCTACTGAGTTTCAGTTCAGGAGGCCCTTTGGAGGTCGAG GAGGTAGGGGGTTTTTTTTTCCAGGAAGACAAGGTGCTTTCAGAGGGCGAGGGCAACCCTTCTCATCTAGAAGACCACCGTTTCAACCGGAGGAGGAGTTTGGTAGACCTTTCAGTGGTCGGTATGTAGGTGAAGAACCTTATTTCTATGGGGATGCAGGACGTGGTATCAAACGACCATTCTCTATGATG GATCATGATTCTGGATACATGGAACCTGGGAGTAGGGTTCGCCCTCGATATGATCATCCTGATCCACTGCCTGGTGCATCTCGTTATAGAGGTTCTTTCAGTG ATTCATTTGGAATGAGTGGCTTGTATTCACGTGATTATTATGGCTCGGAT TACGGTGGTGGCACTTATTCATCGTACGGAGGTCCACACTCTGGGGGCAGCTATTACTACTAG